From the genome of Mycobacterium dioxanotrophicus, one region includes:
- a CDS encoding cutinase family protein, translating into MALAAALIATPVVVSAHPAAADPCADVDVVFARGTGEPPGIGRVGQAFVDTLVPQLGGRSVSTYGVNYPAGINFLTTADGANDAAAHIAWMTEQCPGTQLVLGGFSQGAAVVSMLAGVPPIGSRIGTFGSAPPLPPPSADAIRAVAVFGNPGQRFGTPLSSTGLFAGRAIDQCSPGDPICVQGGRDRAAHSNYELPPYNERAASFVAGRL; encoded by the coding sequence ATGGCGCTGGCGGCCGCGCTGATCGCGACGCCCGTGGTGGTCTCGGCCCACCCGGCCGCCGCCGACCCGTGCGCCGACGTCGACGTGGTGTTCGCGCGAGGCACAGGTGAACCGCCCGGTATCGGACGGGTCGGGCAGGCGTTCGTCGACACCCTGGTGCCACAACTGGGCGGACGCTCGGTGAGTACCTACGGCGTGAACTATCCGGCCGGCATCAACTTCCTCACCACGGCCGACGGCGCCAACGACGCGGCCGCGCACATCGCATGGATGACAGAGCAATGTCCGGGCACGCAGCTGGTGCTGGGCGGCTTCTCCCAGGGCGCGGCGGTCGTGTCGATGCTGGCAGGCGTGCCGCCGATCGGCAGCAGAATCGGCACGTTCGGGTCGGCGCCGCCGCTGCCCCCGCCGAGCGCGGACGCGATCCGCGCGGTCGCGGTGTTCGGCAATCCCGGTCAGCGCTTCGGCACACCGCTGTCTAGCACCGGGTTGTTCGCAGGCCGGGCCATCGACCAGTGCAGCCCGGGCGACCCGATCTGTGTCCAGGGCGGACGGGACCGCGCGGCGCACAGCAACTACGAACTGCCGCCGTACAACGAGCGGGCGGCCAGTTTCGTCGCAGGCCGGCTCTGA
- a CDS encoding acyl-CoA dehydrogenase family protein, which yields MPAGTLTADEQQMVELVSEFVDERVRPRVRDYEQDDIYPEEFIEEMKRLGFFGLLAPAEYGGVDVSTACFARVTEELARGWMSLAGAIGGHSVISYLIRTFGTDAQKQKYLPGMADGSIRATMALTEPGGGSDLQAMRTTATADGDEWSINGSKTWISNAAHSGLFGLLCITDRDATPAHRGMSVILTEPGAGLVVSKKLPKLGYRGVEACELAFDGRRVGNDAVLGGVPNKGWAHMMRGLEVGRIQVAARALGVGQAALDDAVRYAQERESFGKPIWKHQSVGNLLADMATKQRAARLLTLDAAEKLDAGERADMEAGMAKLFASETAMQIALDAIRVHGGYGYSKEYDVERYFRDAPLMIVGEGTNEIQRNVIAAQLIARNPI from the coding sequence ATGCCTGCCGGAACGCTGACCGCCGATGAACAGCAGATGGTCGAACTGGTGTCAGAGTTCGTCGATGAGCGCGTCAGGCCGCGGGTGCGCGACTACGAGCAAGACGACATCTACCCCGAGGAATTCATCGAGGAGATGAAGCGGCTCGGCTTCTTCGGGCTGCTCGCACCGGCCGAGTACGGCGGCGTCGACGTCAGCACCGCGTGCTTCGCCCGCGTCACCGAGGAACTCGCGCGTGGTTGGATGAGCCTGGCCGGCGCCATCGGCGGCCATTCGGTGATCAGCTATCTGATCAGGACCTTCGGCACCGACGCTCAGAAGCAGAAGTATCTGCCGGGGATGGCCGACGGGTCGATCCGGGCGACCATGGCGCTCACCGAACCCGGCGGTGGCAGCGACCTGCAGGCCATGCGGACCACGGCCACCGCCGACGGTGACGAGTGGAGCATCAACGGCTCCAAGACCTGGATCTCCAATGCCGCGCACTCGGGGCTGTTCGGTCTGCTGTGCATCACCGACCGCGACGCCACCCCGGCCCACCGCGGGATGAGCGTAATACTCACCGAACCCGGTGCCGGACTTGTGGTTTCGAAGAAGCTACCCAAGCTCGGGTACCGCGGTGTCGAGGCGTGCGAGTTGGCCTTCGATGGGCGCCGGGTGGGCAATGACGCGGTCCTGGGCGGCGTGCCCAACAAGGGCTGGGCGCACATGATGCGCGGCCTGGAGGTGGGCAGGATCCAGGTCGCCGCGCGCGCCCTCGGTGTCGGTCAGGCCGCGCTCGATGACGCCGTCCGGTATGCACAGGAACGGGAATCGTTCGGCAAGCCCATCTGGAAACACCAGTCGGTCGGAAACCTGTTGGCCGACATGGCGACCAAGCAGCGCGCGGCCCGGCTACTGACTCTCGACGCCGCCGAGAAACTCGACGCGGGCGAGCGTGCGGACATGGAGGCCGGGATGGCGAAACTGTTCGCCTCGGAGACTGCCATGCAGATCGCGCTCGACGCGATCCGGGTGCACGGCGGCTACGGCTACTCCAAGGAATACGACGTCGAGCGTTACTTCCGCGACGCCCCGCTGATGATCGTGGGGGAGGGCACCAATGAGATCCAGCGCAATGTGATCGCGGCCCAACTCATCGCCCGGAACCCGATCTGA
- a CDS encoding TetR/AcrR family transcriptional regulator produces MVTQNGLRRRQPVQERSKRRVERIMAAAMDLLEAEGADAVTTRAIAERADVPVATVYQFFPNRDAILSEILLEYLDRRDADGAAILGTLTPGSLGEVVHALFDFHYEHMRTHPQLVTLHYNSLARGLLADPRLRRAEFASALHTSLLAWRLLRPGTDPLITAVAVEMGNRLLEVAHRAGPDGDRAVLAEGARALTAYLQLYAVSDD; encoded by the coding sequence GTGGTCACCCAAAACGGGTTACGTCGCCGACAACCAGTGCAGGAGCGCAGCAAACGGCGCGTCGAACGCATCATGGCCGCTGCCATGGATCTGCTGGAGGCAGAGGGGGCTGACGCGGTGACCACCCGCGCCATCGCCGAACGTGCTGACGTACCCGTCGCGACGGTCTACCAGTTCTTCCCGAACCGGGACGCCATCCTTTCCGAGATCCTCCTGGAGTATCTCGACCGACGCGATGCCGACGGCGCAGCCATCCTGGGCACGCTGACACCGGGCAGCCTCGGCGAGGTCGTCCACGCGCTCTTCGACTTCCACTACGAACACATGCGCACCCACCCGCAACTGGTCACGCTGCACTACAACAGCCTGGCGCGCGGCCTGCTCGCAGACCCGCGCCTGCGCCGCGCAGAGTTCGCCAGCGCCCTTCATACGTCGCTACTGGCGTGGCGGTTACTGCGTCCCGGCACCGACCCGTTGATCACTGCGGTGGCCGTGGAGATGGGTAACCGCCTGCTCGAAGTCGCCCACCGGGCCGGACCGGACGGCGATCGCGCCGTGCTGGCCGAAGGCGCCCGCGCACTCACGGCCTACCTACAGCTCTACGCGGTCTCCGACGACTGA
- a CDS encoding 6,7-dimethyl-8-ribityllumazine synthase, producing MTDSATQIAFVQATWHRNIVDRAREGFTDRIRTAGFTADNLEFFEVPGAFEIPLTAKRLASSGRYRAVVAAALVVDGGIYRHEFVATAVIDGLMRVQLDTDVPVFSVVLTPHHFHEHDEHVRYFTEHFVKKGAEAADAVTATLELHKTLG from the coding sequence ATGACTGACTCAGCCACCCAGATCGCATTTGTGCAGGCCACCTGGCACCGCAACATCGTCGACCGGGCGCGCGAGGGCTTCACCGACCGGATCCGCACCGCCGGTTTCACCGCTGACAACCTCGAGTTCTTCGAGGTTCCCGGCGCGTTCGAGATCCCGTTGACGGCAAAGCGGCTGGCGAGCAGCGGGCGTTACCGCGCGGTGGTGGCCGCGGCGCTGGTGGTCGACGGCGGTATCTATCGGCACGAATTCGTCGCGACAGCCGTCATCGACGGGCTGATGCGAGTGCAGCTCGACACCGACGTCCCGGTGTTCTCGGTGGTGCTGACGCCGCATCACTTCCACGAGCACGACGAACACGTCCGGTACTTCACCGAGCACTTCGTGAAGAAGGGCGCCGAAGCCGCCGACGCGGTCACCGCGACCCTGGAGCTGCACAAGACGCTGGGATAA
- a CDS encoding alpha/beta hydrolase family protein produces MAERVSFSSSTGPKLAGVIDLPDGPIRGWGVFSHGFTLGKDSPAASRICKQLASDGIGMLRYDALGLGGSEGDWGDGSFTHKVDDIVEACRFMSDRGTPAEILIGHSFGGAAVLAAARQAPGIRAVVTVGAPIDPVHVEHQYDAVLECVFAEGSAQWMAGGKTLTLKRAFVEDVRAAHLHDKIKALKLPLLILHSPTDNTVGIKNASDIFRTARHPRSFVSLEGSEHLLTGPGQAKRAGRIIGAWADAYLGGG; encoded by the coding sequence ATGGCTGAACGTGTCTCCTTCTCCAGCTCGACGGGTCCCAAGCTGGCGGGCGTCATCGATCTGCCCGATGGTCCCATTCGCGGCTGGGGCGTGTTCTCACACGGCTTCACTCTCGGCAAAGACTCTCCGGCCGCATCGCGAATCTGTAAGCAGCTCGCAAGCGACGGCATCGGCATGCTGCGCTACGACGCCCTGGGCCTCGGCGGTTCCGAGGGCGACTGGGGTGACGGCTCGTTCACGCACAAGGTGGACGACATCGTCGAGGCGTGCCGGTTCATGTCCGACCGCGGCACGCCCGCCGAGATTCTCATCGGCCATTCGTTCGGCGGCGCTGCGGTGCTGGCCGCGGCGCGGCAGGCCCCGGGAATCCGCGCGGTGGTCACCGTGGGCGCACCGATCGACCCGGTGCACGTCGAGCATCAGTACGACGCCGTGCTCGAATGCGTCTTCGCAGAAGGCAGCGCGCAATGGATGGCCGGCGGCAAGACCCTGACGCTCAAACGGGCATTCGTCGAAGACGTCCGCGCCGCCCACCTGCACGACAAGATCAAGGCCCTCAAGCTGCCACTGCTGATCCTGCATTCGCCCACCGACAACACCGTGGGCATCAAGAACGCCAGCGACATCTTCCGCACCGCGCGGCATCCACGCAGCTTCGTGTCGCTGGAAGGCTCCGAGCATCTGCTCACCGGTCCGGGCCAGGCCAAACGCGCGGGACGCATCATCGGCGCGTGGGCCGACGCGTACCTCGGTGGTGGATAG
- a CDS encoding mycobacterial-type methylenetetrahydrofolate reductase, with protein sequence MWSKFVPLNTIALELVPPNLERGVQYPVDEARKVLALAAETGINGRIGHVMIPGMIDEDDDRPIEMKPRMDVLDYWNILRPELPGMRGLCTQVTSFLDEAALGRRLTDLSGAGFDGIAFVGVPRTMKDGEGEGVAPTDALSIYEQLVPNRGAILIPTRDGEQGRFNFKCERGATYGMTQLLYSDTIVGFLKEFAKTTDHRPEILLSFGFVPKMETKVGLINWLIQDPGNEAVAAEQEFVSQLAERDPEEKRKLMLDLYKRVIDGVADLGFPLSIHFEAAYGVSKPAFSTFAEMLAYWSPGQV encoded by the coding sequence ATGTGGAGCAAGTTCGTGCCCCTGAACACCATCGCGCTGGAACTCGTCCCGCCGAACCTGGAACGCGGCGTGCAGTACCCCGTAGACGAAGCGCGCAAAGTGCTCGCGCTGGCGGCGGAGACGGGTATCAACGGCCGGATCGGCCACGTGATGATCCCGGGCATGATCGATGAGGACGACGATCGTCCGATCGAGATGAAGCCCCGGATGGATGTCCTGGACTACTGGAACATCCTGCGGCCCGAACTGCCCGGGATGCGTGGGCTGTGCACTCAGGTGACGTCGTTCCTCGACGAGGCGGCACTGGGCCGGCGACTGACGGATCTGAGCGGGGCCGGTTTCGACGGCATCGCGTTCGTCGGCGTTCCCCGCACCATGAAGGACGGCGAGGGTGAGGGTGTCGCGCCCACTGATGCGCTGTCGATCTACGAGCAGCTGGTTCCCAACCGAGGCGCCATCCTGATCCCGACCCGCGACGGCGAGCAGGGCCGGTTCAACTTCAAGTGCGAGCGTGGCGCGACGTACGGCATGACGCAGCTGCTGTACTCCGACACCATCGTCGGATTCCTCAAAGAGTTCGCCAAGACCACCGACCACCGGCCCGAGATCCTGCTGTCGTTCGGTTTCGTGCCGAAGATGGAGACCAAGGTCGGCCTGATCAACTGGCTGATCCAGGATCCCGGCAACGAGGCCGTGGCTGCCGAGCAGGAGTTCGTCAGCCAGCTGGCCGAGCGTGACCCGGAAGAGAAGCGCAAGCTGATGCTGGATCTGTACAAGCGGGTGATCGACGGGGTCGCCGACCTCGGCTTCCCGCTGAGCATCCACTTCGAGGCGGCCTACGGCGTGTCCAAGCCCGCGTTCTCGACGTTCGCCGAGATGCTCGCCTACTGGTCGCCCGGTCAGGTCTGA
- a CDS encoding nuclear transport factor 2 family protein: MTDREDITEVLVRYATGIDRRDWQLFRTVFTTDCALDYGDIGSWSGVDEVTTFMEQAHAMAGHTMHRLSNHAITIDGDTASARTYVDGLILGPANASGVNAVGFYDDELVRTAEGWKIARRRFTAVRVVGLAFGASDGVG; the protein is encoded by the coding sequence ATGACCGACCGGGAGGACATCACCGAGGTTCTGGTGCGGTACGCCACCGGGATCGATCGCCGCGACTGGCAGCTCTTCCGCACGGTGTTCACCACCGACTGCGCACTGGACTACGGCGACATCGGATCGTGGTCGGGAGTCGACGAGGTCACGACGTTCATGGAACAGGCCCACGCCATGGCCGGGCACACCATGCACCGGCTGAGCAACCACGCCATCACGATCGACGGTGACACCGCGTCGGCGCGCACCTACGTCGACGGCCTGATCCTGGGCCCCGCCAACGCCTCCGGCGTCAACGCCGTCGGCTTCTATGACGACGAACTGGTCCGCACCGCCGAGGGCTGGAAGATCGCACGCCGTCGGTTCACCGCGGTACGGGTCGTGGGGCTGGCGTTCGGCGCCTCCGACGGGGTGGGCTGA
- a CDS encoding zinc-binding dehydrogenase, which translates to MRAAVLRAGQLAVREIPDPVPGPGELLLKISSTAICASDVHFMDHPDLGRTDPTGRSLYDADRDVVLGHEFVGEVIGHGPGCTDQFPVGARVTSIPIRLVNGGADGAHIIGQHPESQGSFAELVVVSESIARRADGAASDDAVALTDAFAVGEFYVRSARLEPGEIPIVIGAGAIGLSAVAALARRGIEPVIVSDFSADRRELARTSFGAHIAVDPAQRSPLDVWREVRAERNLWGPAVVFECVGAPGLIGQLVSQAEMGTRIYCAGGWYTGDTLDITTATRQGVTLQFGGGPWPQDWYGTLEAIAAGDLDPTPSIGMVVGLDDVPDAIDLARRSAGPPRIIVRPNGVHR; encoded by the coding sequence ATGCGTGCAGCCGTCCTGCGGGCTGGTCAACTCGCCGTCCGGGAGATCCCCGACCCTGTTCCCGGCCCAGGCGAACTCCTCCTGAAAATCAGCAGCACCGCGATCTGCGCCTCGGACGTGCACTTCATGGATCACCCGGACCTCGGGCGCACCGATCCGACCGGCCGTTCGCTCTACGACGCCGACCGCGACGTCGTCCTGGGCCACGAGTTCGTGGGTGAAGTCATCGGGCACGGACCCGGATGCACCGACCAGTTCCCCGTCGGCGCCCGCGTGACCTCCATCCCGATCCGGCTCGTCAACGGCGGCGCGGACGGCGCCCACATCATCGGGCAACACCCCGAATCCCAAGGCAGCTTCGCCGAATTGGTCGTGGTGTCGGAGTCGATCGCGCGTCGCGCCGACGGAGCCGCATCCGACGATGCCGTCGCATTGACCGACGCGTTCGCGGTCGGTGAATTCTATGTGCGCAGTGCACGTCTCGAGCCGGGCGAGATCCCGATCGTCATCGGTGCCGGGGCCATCGGACTGTCCGCGGTGGCAGCTCTGGCCCGCCGCGGTATCGAGCCCGTCATCGTCTCGGATTTCTCGGCAGACCGTCGAGAACTCGCCCGCACCAGTTTTGGTGCGCACATCGCGGTCGACCCGGCACAGCGTTCACCGCTCGACGTCTGGCGCGAGGTCCGCGCAGAGCGCAACCTGTGGGGGCCTGCGGTGGTGTTCGAGTGCGTCGGAGCGCCCGGCCTCATCGGACAACTCGTCTCGCAGGCCGAGATGGGGACCCGAATCTACTGCGCCGGCGGCTGGTACACCGGTGACACCCTCGACATCACCACCGCGACCCGCCAAGGCGTCACGCTGCAATTCGGCGGCGGGCCGTGGCCGCAGGACTGGTACGGCACGCTGGAGGCCATCGCCGCGGGTGACCTCGACCCCACACCGAGCATCGGCATGGTCGTCGGGCTCGACGACGTCCCCGATGCGATCGACCTGGCCCGCCGATCAGCCGGTCCGCCCCGAATCATCGTTCGTCCGAACGGAGTTCACCGATGA
- a CDS encoding helix-turn-helix domain-containing protein, which produces MRAASAPTARVLDVVELLARPGNERLRFSDIVRALDLTQATAHAILTTLCDRGWLIRDPADKAFALGPGLAVVAARTDAVRPLAHAARIAAHELSRQLGYAASVVERVDDELVITAFHGGEHPAGVPGDRIRYAPPFGVAFAAWDTTDGRRAWVERAPGAIGERLEQVLAQTRDRGFDVDWTTPDLTRAAQVMGTLPSEGLPDHVRGITDQLLAEFITMGLQPTDDTANTPRPVATIAAPVFDARHRVALILGVHPLRPLTVRQVGSAGRQVKRAADQLGT; this is translated from the coding sequence GTGCGTGCGGCATCGGCTCCGACGGCCCGGGTACTCGATGTGGTGGAGTTGCTGGCCCGGCCGGGCAATGAGCGGTTGCGGTTCTCCGACATCGTCAGGGCCCTGGATCTGACGCAGGCCACCGCCCACGCGATTCTCACGACGCTGTGTGATCGCGGCTGGTTGATCCGCGATCCGGCGGACAAGGCCTTCGCGCTGGGGCCGGGCCTGGCTGTGGTGGCCGCCCGTACCGATGCTGTGCGACCGCTGGCACACGCCGCTCGCATTGCCGCACACGAGCTTTCGCGGCAATTGGGATATGCCGCGTCCGTCGTCGAGCGCGTCGACGACGAACTGGTGATCACGGCTTTCCACGGTGGCGAGCACCCGGCGGGCGTGCCGGGGGACCGCATCCGCTACGCGCCGCCGTTCGGAGTGGCGTTCGCGGCGTGGGACACGACCGACGGCCGACGCGCCTGGGTCGAGCGGGCGCCAGGCGCCATCGGGGAGCGACTCGAGCAGGTACTGGCTCAGACGCGGGACCGGGGTTTCGACGTCGACTGGACGACACCGGATCTGACCCGGGCCGCACAAGTCATGGGGACCCTCCCGAGTGAAGGCCTACCCGACCACGTACGGGGCATCACCGACCAACTGCTCGCCGAGTTCATCACCATGGGCCTACAGCCGACGGACGACACCGCGAACACCCCGCGACCGGTGGCCACCATCGCCGCGCCGGTGTTCGACGCCCGTCACCGGGTCGCCCTCATTCTCGGGGTACACCCGTTGCGGCCATTGACCGTTCGTCAGGTCGGCAGCGCCGGACGGCAGGTCAAGAGGGCGGCGGATCAGCTGGGAACGTGA
- a CDS encoding type 1 glutamine amidotransferase — protein sequence MASKVLFIRNDPAEPGTTLGEAFAENGFDVDTFAVVPRDQLENPAIEVDFPDLTRYDVVVTMGGRWGVYDDALRATWVGAQMAALREAADAGVGLLGVCFGGQLLAQTFGGSVGQTDAPEVGWYDISTDDPQLIPPGPWFQWHFDRWTTPPGAVEIARNGNAPQAFVLGRTLGLQFHPELEPALLEVWMSEDEQGAAAAAVGLTHDDLRSRTKELADDSAARMRALVRGYLSRVLRAAPQS from the coding sequence GTGGCATCGAAAGTACTGTTCATCCGCAACGACCCCGCCGAACCCGGGACGACGCTGGGTGAGGCCTTCGCGGAAAACGGATTCGACGTAGACACCTTCGCCGTGGTCCCGCGCGATCAGCTGGAAAACCCGGCCATCGAGGTGGACTTCCCCGACCTGACCCGGTACGACGTGGTGGTCACGATGGGTGGGCGCTGGGGCGTGTACGACGACGCCCTGCGCGCGACCTGGGTTGGCGCTCAGATGGCCGCACTCCGGGAAGCTGCCGACGCCGGCGTGGGTCTGCTCGGCGTGTGCTTCGGCGGCCAATTGCTCGCCCAGACCTTCGGTGGGTCCGTCGGCCAGACGGATGCACCCGAGGTCGGCTGGTATGACATCAGCACAGACGATCCGCAGCTGATCCCGCCCGGCCCGTGGTTCCAGTGGCATTTCGATCGCTGGACGACACCACCGGGCGCAGTCGAAATCGCCCGCAACGGCAACGCGCCGCAGGCGTTCGTGCTGGGCCGCACGCTGGGCCTGCAGTTCCACCCCGAACTCGAGCCGGCGCTGCTGGAGGTCTGGATGAGTGAAGACGAGCAGGGCGCAGCCGCCGCTGCGGTCGGCCTGACCCACGATGACTTACGTTCGCGGACAAAAGAACTCGCCGACGATTCCGCCGCACGCATGCGCGCGCTGGTTCGCGGTTACCTGTCCCGGGTGCTCCGCGCCGCGCCGCAGTCCTAG
- a CDS encoding fumarylacetoacetate hydrolase family protein: MADYVIPPPCQASVPVSNGPARFPIRRVFCVGRNYAAHAREMGKDPDREPPFFFMKPADAVVDAAGTIAYPSLTSALHHEIELVVALGSGGRDVAPGDALNLVWGYGVGVDLTRRDLQDEAKRLSRPWDWSKGFDASAPCTPIHPVAEVGHPEAGEIWLRVNGDLKQRGDLAELIWSVPEVISAISTAVDLAAGDLIFSGTPAGVGPMQPGDVVSGGAAGVAEFTFTVGPPVSP; the protein is encoded by the coding sequence ATGGCCGACTACGTGATTCCTCCGCCCTGTCAGGCGTCGGTTCCGGTGAGCAACGGACCCGCACGCTTTCCGATCCGGAGAGTGTTCTGCGTCGGTCGGAACTACGCCGCGCATGCGCGCGAGATGGGCAAGGACCCCGATCGTGAGCCGCCGTTCTTCTTCATGAAGCCGGCCGACGCGGTCGTCGACGCCGCGGGCACCATTGCGTACCCGTCGTTGACCTCGGCGTTGCACCACGAGATCGAGCTCGTGGTGGCGTTGGGGTCGGGCGGGCGCGACGTCGCCCCCGGCGACGCGTTGAACCTGGTGTGGGGCTACGGCGTCGGCGTCGACCTGACCCGCCGTGACCTGCAGGACGAAGCCAAGCGGCTGAGCCGGCCGTGGGACTGGTCCAAGGGTTTCGACGCGTCGGCCCCGTGCACACCGATCCACCCCGTCGCCGAAGTCGGCCACCCGGAGGCCGGCGAGATCTGGCTGCGGGTCAACGGCGATCTCAAACAGCGTGGCGATCTCGCGGAGTTGATCTGGTCGGTCCCTGAGGTCATCAGCGCCATATCGACCGCGGTGGATCTCGCGGCCGGTGATCTCATCTTCAGCGGCACACCCGCCGGAGTCGGCCCCATGCAGCCTGGCGATGTGGTGTCCGGCGGCGCCGCCGGTGTCGCGGAATTCACGTTCACGGTCGGCCCGCCAGTCAGTCCGTGA
- a CDS encoding acyl-CoA dehydrogenase: protein MGHYIANVRDIEFNLFEVLKLGEVFDSGSYGDLDSDTVRTMLDEVARLAEGAVAESFAEADRNPPQFDPTTHEISVPGPLAKTVQAVKDAEWWRIGLAENAGGVPAPAALVWAVQEMIMCANPSAMFFFGLGPAMAHTLAEVGTEEQQRWARMSMDRGWAGTMVLTEPDAGSDVGAGRTKAIAQPDGTWHIEGVKRFISGGDVGDTAENVFHLVLARPEGAGPGTKGLSLFYVPKYLFDPDTLELGARNGVYVTGVEHKMGIKSSPTCELTFGADDVPAVGYLVGDVHNGIAQMFRVIENARMTVGVKSAGTLSTGYLNALAYARERLQGSDMLAMADKTAPRVAIIEHPDVRRSLLTQKAYAEGLRGVYLYTAAHQNSDVALHVSGADAELAHRVNDLLLPIVKGVGSERAYEVLTESLQTLGGSGFLQDYPIEQYIRDAKIDSLYEGTTAIQALDFFFRKIVRDQGSALAHVAAQISATINAESTELQPEIARLATALTDVQAMAATLTGYLMSAQEQPEQLYKVGLGSVRFLLAVGDLLIGWRLLHGAQIAVAALATSSERDRPFYQGKVAAAKFFAHNMLPLLTSVREIIDSIDGDVMELDNAAF from the coding sequence GTGGGTCATTACATCGCCAACGTCCGGGACATCGAGTTCAACCTGTTCGAGGTGCTCAAGCTCGGGGAGGTCTTCGATTCGGGGTCCTACGGAGATCTCGACAGCGACACCGTGCGCACCATGCTGGACGAGGTCGCGCGCCTGGCCGAAGGCGCGGTCGCGGAGTCCTTCGCCGAGGCCGACCGCAATCCGCCGCAGTTCGACCCCACCACCCACGAAATCTCCGTTCCGGGACCGCTCGCCAAGACCGTGCAGGCGGTCAAGGATGCCGAATGGTGGCGCATCGGCCTTGCCGAGAACGCCGGCGGCGTCCCCGCACCCGCGGCACTGGTGTGGGCTGTCCAGGAAATGATCATGTGCGCCAACCCGTCTGCCATGTTCTTCTTCGGCCTGGGACCGGCGATGGCACACACCTTGGCCGAGGTGGGCACCGAGGAGCAGCAACGCTGGGCGCGCATGAGCATGGACCGCGGTTGGGCAGGCACCATGGTGCTGACCGAACCGGACGCCGGCTCCGATGTGGGCGCGGGCCGTACCAAGGCGATCGCCCAACCCGACGGAACGTGGCACATCGAGGGGGTGAAGCGGTTCATCTCCGGAGGCGACGTCGGCGACACCGCCGAAAACGTGTTCCACCTCGTCCTGGCCCGCCCGGAGGGAGCGGGGCCCGGCACCAAGGGTTTGAGCCTGTTCTATGTGCCGAAGTATCTGTTCGACCCGGACACCCTGGAACTGGGCGCGCGCAACGGCGTATATGTCACGGGCGTCGAGCACAAGATGGGCATCAAGTCTTCTCCCACATGCGAACTCACCTTCGGCGCCGACGACGTGCCTGCGGTCGGGTACCTCGTCGGCGACGTCCACAACGGCATCGCACAGATGTTCCGCGTCATCGAGAACGCCCGCATGACGGTCGGGGTGAAATCGGCGGGCACGCTGTCGACGGGTTACCTCAATGCGCTGGCCTACGCGCGTGAACGCCTGCAGGGCTCCGACATGCTCGCGATGGCCGACAAGACCGCGCCCCGCGTGGCCATCATCGAACACCCCGATGTGCGGCGCAGCCTGCTCACCCAGAAGGCCTACGCCGAGGGCCTGCGCGGCGTGTATCTGTACACCGCTGCGCACCAGAATTCCGATGTGGCACTGCATGTTTCGGGTGCCGACGCCGAGCTGGCGCATCGCGTCAACGATCTGTTGCTGCCGATCGTCAAGGGCGTCGGCTCCGAACGCGCCTACGAGGTGCTCACCGAATCCCTGCAGACCCTCGGCGGTTCGGGCTTCCTGCAGGATTATCCGATCGAGCAGTACATCCGCGACGCGAAGATCGACTCGCTCTACGAGGGCACCACGGCCATCCAGGCGCTGGATTTCTTCTTCCGCAAGATCGTGCGCGATCAGGGCAGTGCGCTCGCGCACGTCGCCGCGCAGATCTCGGCGACCATCAACGCCGAAAGCACTGAGCTGCAGCCCGAGATCGCCCGGCTCGCCACCGCCCTCACCGACGTGCAGGCCATGGCCGCCACGCTGACCGGCTACCTGATGTCCGCGCAGGAACAGCCCGAACAGTTGTACAAGGTCGGGCTGGGATCGGTCCGGTTCCTGCTCGCCGTCGGCGATCTGCTGATCGGATGGCGACTGCTGCACGGCGCGCAGATCGCTGTGGCGGCGCTGGCAACGTCGAGCGAGCGCGACCGGCCGTTCTATCAAGGCAAGGTCGCGGCCGCGAAGTTCTTCGCGCACAACATGTTGCCGCTGCTCACCTCGGTCCGCGAGATCATCGACTCGATCGACGGCGACGTCATGGAGCTGGACAACGCGGCGTTCTGA